The window GGATCGGGACCATGGCTGCACATCTGATCACGGGCGCGGGCTCCGGCATCGGCGCCGTCCTCGCCGAGCGCCTCGCCGAACGCGGGGACGACCTCTGGCTGCTGGCCCGCGACGCCCGCCGGGCCGCGGAGCTGCGCGAGCGCTTCCCCGGGGCGCAGACCCTGGTCGGCGACCTCGGTACGCCGGCCAAGCTCTCCTGGGCCTTCGGCCACCAGGCGCTGCCGGCGGAACTCGACTCGCTGCTGCATGTGGCGGGCGTCGTCGAGCTGGGCCAGGTCGGTGAACTGCCGGTCAAAGCCTGGCAGGACACCCTGAACGTGAACCTGGTCGCGCCCGCCGAGCTGACCCGGCTGATGCTGCCCTCGCTGCGGCTGGTCAAGGGCCACGTGGTGTTCGTGAACTCCGGCGCGGGGCTCACCGCGCACGCCGACTGGTCGGCGTACGCGGCGAGCAAGCACGGCCTGAAGGCGCTCGCGGACTCGCTGCGCCACGAGGAGCACGCCGCCGGCGTCCGGGTCACCTCGGTCTACCCGGGCCGCACCGCGACCGCGATGCAGGTCAAGGTGCACCAGCAGGAGGGCCGGGAGTACGACGCCGACCGCTTCATCGCGCCCGAGTCGGTGGCGAAGGCGGTCCTGGCCGCGCTCGACGCCTCCCGCGACGCGGAGATCACCGAGATCACCGTCCGCCCCGGGAAGTGAGCCCGGGGAAGTGAGCCCTGGGAAGTGAGGCCGGGAAGTGAGCCCCGGGGACGTGGGTTCGCCGGCCCGAGCCCGGGCGTGGGAGGTCGGCCGGTCCGACTTCCCACGCCGGGCGCACTAGGCTCGGGCGGGTGAGCAACGGACACTCTTTCCCCGACCTGCGCGGCGCCGCCACCGGCGTCGGATCGCTGCCCGGCACCGACGCGCGGGAGGCCGCCAGGACGGCCACCGGGGCGCTGGAGCAGCTGCCGTTCCTGCCCGAGCTGCCCGCCCGCGGGCCGGGCGCCGACATGATCGGGCGCAGCGCCGGCCTGCTGGTCGAGCTGTTCGCGCAGACCGAGCCCAGCGGCTGGCGCTTCACCGACCGCCCCGGCCGCGACACCCGGCGGGCCCGTGCCTGGCTGGGCGAGGACCTGGACGCCCTGGAGGAGTTCACCCAGGGCTACCAGGGCGCGCTCAAGGTGCAGGCCGTCGGCCCGTGGACGCTGGCCGCCTCGATCGAGCTGAAGCACGGCGAGAAGGCACTCGCCGACCCCGGTGCCCGCCGGGACATCGCCGGTTCGCTCACCGAGGGGCTGCGCCGCCACCTCGACGAGGTCCGCCGCCGGATCCCCGGCGCGGCGGTGGTGCTCCAGCTCGACGAGCCCTCGCTGCCCGCGGTGCTGACCGGCGGGGTGAGGACCGCCAGCGGCTTCCAGCGGCTGCGCTCGGTGGACCGCCAGGTCGCCGAGGAGGCGCTGCGCGAGGTGATCCGCAGCGTCGACGTACCGGTGGTGGTGCACTGCTGCGCCCCGGACGTCCCGATCCCGCTGCTGCGCCGGGCCGGTGTGGCCGGAGTCTCCCTGGACTTCTCGCTGTTGACGGAACGTGAGGACGAGCAGCTCGGCGAGGCGATCGAGGCGGGCACCGTGATCCTCGCCGGCGTGGTGCCGCCCACCGACGGAGCCCCCGCTCAATCAACGGCACTGTCCGACCCGGCCGGTAGTGTCCAGGGTGTCAGGACGTTGTGGCGCAGGCTCGGGTTCGCCCCGGAGCTGCTGGGCCGCCGTGTGCTGGTGACGCCCACCTGCGGGCTGGCCGGGGCCTCTCCGGCCCACGCGCGTAAGGCGCTGTCACTCAGTGTGAGGGCGGCCCAGAGCCTGGTGGACAACCCGGAATGAGAACGTAGGAGGGCTTGCGGTGGTGGCTGTCGAGGGCTGGGAGGAGATCCCGGCGGAGGTCCGCGGGCGGCACGCCGAGCTGGCGGCCGAGATCGAGGACCACCGCGCCCGCTACTACGAGCAGGACGCGCCGGTCGTCACCGATGCCGAGTTCGACGCGCTGATGCGCGAGCTGGAGGCGCTGGAGGCCGGGCACCCGGCCCTGCGCACCCCCGACTCGCCGACCCAGAAGGTCGGCGGCGCCGTCACCGAGCAGTTCGCGGCCGTCGAGCACCGCGAGCGGCTGCTCAGCCTGGACAACGCGATGGACGACGACGAGCTGGCCGCCTGGGCCGAGCGGGTCGCCACCGAGCTGGCCGGCATCGAGTACCACTACCTCTGCGAGCTCAAGGTGGACGGCCTGGCCGTCAACCTCACCTACGAGAACGGCCAGTTGGTGCAGGCCGCGACCCGCGGCGACGGCCGGGTCGGCGAGGACATCACCGCCAACGTCCGCACCATCAAGGAGATCCCGCACCGGCTCAAGGGCGACGACGTCCCCGCGCTGGTGGAGATCCGCGGCGAGGTCTACTTCCCCACCGACGCCTTCGAGGCGCTCAACGCCTCCTTCGCCGAGGAGAACGAGCGCCGCCGGCAGGAGAACGAGGAGCGCGCCAAGGAGGGCAAGCGGCCCCGGGCGATGATCCGGCTGTTCATGAACCCGCGCAACGCGGCCGCCGGTTCGCTGCGCCAGAAGGACCCGCACATCACCGCGTCCCGCCCGCTGCACATGGTGGTGCACGGCATCGGCGCCCGGGTCGGCTTCGACATCGACAACCAGTCGCACGCCTACCGGCTGCTGCACGACTGGGGCCTGCCCACGGCCCGGCACAACAAGGTGGTCGGCACGCTGGCCGAGGTCCGCGCCTTCATCGAGCACTTCGGCGCGCAGCGGCACTCGGTCGAGCACGAGATCGACGGCGTCGTGGTCAAGGTGGACGAGATCGCCCTCCAGGGCCGGCTCGGCGCGACCTCGAAGTCCCCGCGCTGGGCGATCGCCTGGAAGTACCCGCCGGAGGAGGTCACCGGCAAGCTCGCCGCGATCAAGGTCGGCATCGGCCGCACCGGCCGGGCCACCCCGTACGCGGTGCTGGCGGAGCCGGTGAAGGTGGCCGGCTCGATGGTGCAGTACGCGACGCTGCACAACCAGCAGATCGTCAAGGCCAAGGACGTCATGCTGGGCGACACCGTGGTGCTCCGCAAGGCCGGTGACGTCATCCCCGAGATCCTCGGCCCGGTGTACGACCTGCGGGACGGCACCGAGCAGGAGTTCGTGATGCCCTCGCACTGCCACGAGTGCGGCGCGGAGCTGCGCCCGATGGCGGAGGGCGACATCGACCTGCGGTGCCCCAACGCGCAGTTCTGCCCGGCCCAGATCCGCGAGCGGATCGCCTTCCTGGGCGGCCGGTCCGCGCTGGACATCGAGGGGCTGGGCTACGTCGCGGCGACGGCGCTGACCCAGCCGCTGGAGCCGGCCGAGGCGCCGGTCCGGGACGAGGGCGACATCTTCCGCCTCACCGCCGAGCAGCTGCTGCCGATCAGGGTGCTGGTCCGCGACCCGAAGACCGGCCTGCCGAAGCTCGACGACGAGACCGGCGAGGAGAAGGAGGTCTTCTTCTTCGCGACCACCACGGGCGCGGCCAAGAAGAACACCGGCCTGATGCTCGACAACATCGACCTGGCCAGGGAGCGCCCCCTCTGGCGCTTCCTCAACGGCCTGTCGATCCGGCACGTCGGCCCGGTCGCCGCGCAGGCGCTGGCCAGGGAGTTCCGTGACCTCGACCGGATCTTCGCGGCCAGCCAGGAGGAGCTGGCCGCCACCGAGGGGGTCGGTCCCGGTACGGCGCGCTCGATCGCCGAGTGGTACCAGGAGGAGTGGCACCGGGAGATCCTGGAGAAGTGGCGCGAGGCCGGGGTCCGCTTCACCGAGGAGGCCGGCGAGGAGCAGGGCGAGCGTCCGCTGGAGGGGCTGACGGTGGTGGTCACCGGCACGCTGGCCGGGCACACCCGGGACGGCGCCAAGGAGGCGCTGACCTCGCGCGGAGCGAAGGTGACCGGATCGGTGTCGAAGAAGACCGATTTCGTGGTCGCCGGTGACAATCCCGGTTCCAAGTTCGACAAGGCCGTTCAGCTCGGGCTGCCGGTCCTGGACGACGAGGGCTTCACGGTGCTGCTGGAGCAGGGGCCGGACGCGGCTCGCAGGCACCTGGGCCTGCCCGAACCGGAAGCCGTCGCCGGGGCCGCCGAGGAGCCCCCCGCCGAGGGGTGACCCGAACTCGGAGCCACCGAGTCCGTCTTGTTATCGTCCTGATGCGCCGTCACCGGGTGCCGCGCGGTGAAAGCGGGCATTGTGTCACTGTGCGGCACCGGAACGCGGTGGCGCGCTCCCGGTTGTCCGAAAGTCTGCCCGCCGGGTGGACCCCGGAATACCCTGGAGCGCAACAGAGTGTCAGCAGGGGTGGGGGCACCGGCTGAGCCGGTCTCCGCGGGGTCGCTCATGCCCGGCAGCTGCCGGCACCGGTACGGTGCCTCACCGTAAGGCGGCCTGACGGGGCGGGCCCGACGGAGGACAGGGCTTATGGATCGTACGACCGGCGGTGCGCCCACACGCCCGCCGCAGGGGGTGGCGGGTGCGGTCCTGCTGCTCGGAGTCCTGCTGGCCGGCGCCGCACCGCTCATCCCGCTGGCCGTCCTGGTCTACCGCTACGAGCCCGAGCTGCTGCCGCTGTTCGCGGTGCCGCTGGCCGTGCTGGTCGCGGCCTGGCGGATCGCCCGGGACCGTGCCCGTGACCAGCTCACCGACCCGCTGACGGACCTGCCCAACCGCCAGGCCCTCTTACTGGCCGCCCAGGAGGCCATCGCCGAGCACGAGCAGGGCTACAGCGTCGGGCTGATCCTGCTCGACCTCGACCGGTTCAGGTCGCTCAACGACACGCTCGGCCACACCGCAGGCGACCGGCTGCTGGTGCACATCGCCCGCCGGCTGCACCGCGCCCTGCGCTCCGGCGCGTCCGGCGGAGCGGGACGGGAGACGATCGACGACGTCTTCGCCGGGATGCCCCGGGACTACCGGCGCGGCCGCCCGATGGTGGCCCGGATGGGCGGCGACGAATTCGCCGTGCTGCTGCCCGGCGTCGGCTGCCCCAACACCCTGGAGCGGGTCGCCAAGGCGCTGATCGCCGAGCTGGCCGCACCGATCCGGCTGGACGGGCTGCTGCTCGTCCTGGAGGCCAGCGCCGGCGTCTGCGTCTACCCGCAGCACGCCCAGGACGCCGAGTCGCTGCTGCGCCGCGCCGACGTGGCGATGGGCCACGCCCAGCGCGGCTGCACCTCCGTCGAACAGTACGACGAGGCCCAGGACGCCGACACGCCGTACCGGATCGGGCTGCTCGGCGATCTGCGGCGGGCGCTGGAGACCGGCGAGGTGCAGCTGCACTACCAGCCCAAGGTGGCCTTCGACGGCCGGGTGGTCGGGCTGGAGGCGCTGCTGCGCTGGGACCGGCCCGGCCAGGGCAAGGTCTCGCCGGACGAGTTCGTCGGGCTCGCGGAGTCCAGCGGCCTGATGCCCCGGCTGACCGACTACGTCCTGGAAGCGGCCGTCGGCCAGCTCGCCTCCTGGCGCGAGCAGGGCCTCCAGGTGCAGGTCGCGGTGAACGTCTCGCCGCGCGACGTGCTGAACCCGGGCTTCGCCCAGCGGGTCGCCGGGCACCTCGTCCGCCACCAGGTGCCGGCTCACGCGCTCCAGCTGGAGATCACCGAGCGGCTGCTGCTGGACGACTCCCGGCGGGCCGCCGACACCCTGGCCGAGCTGCGCGGCTACGGCGTCGGGATGTCCCTGGACGACTTCGGGACGGGCCACTCCTCGCTGGTGCGGCTGCGCAGCCTGCCGGTCGGCGAGTTGAAGATCGACCGCTCCTTCGTCTCCCGGATGGTCGCCGACGACCACGACGCGGCCGTGGTCCGCTGCTCGGTGGAGCTGGCCCACTCGCTGGGCCTGACCGTGGTGGCCGAGGGCGTGGAGGACGACGAGACCTGGGAGCGGCTGCACCGGATGGGCGTGGACGCCGTCCAGGGCTGGCTGGTCTCGGCGGCGCTGCCGGCCGAGCAGGCCACCGCCTGGCTCCGGGTGCACCGCACCGGCGCCCCGCCGGTCGAGCGGTTCGGCCCGGCGGGTCAACTGCCGCGGGTGATCCAGCCGGTGGTCAAGCCGGGGATCCAGCCGGTGCTGCCTCCGGTCATCCCGCCGGTGCTGCCTCCGGTGGTCCAGGCGGTGTCGGCGGCCCAGTTGGAGGTCCAGGCGCAGGGCACGCCGAGGTGGGTCCCGACGAGCCCGCAGTAGGGCGTCCGCGGCGGTCGCCGGCCCGGTCCCGGAGCGGGGCCGGGGCAGGGTGACCGCCCCGCGGGGTTACTCGTTGGCCGGTGGCCGGGCCGGGCCCCATAGGATGGGGTCCACAGACCAAGAGGACGGGAGCGCCG of the Kitasatospora sp. NBC_01246 genome contains:
- a CDS encoding SDR family oxidoreductase — protein: MAAHLITGAGSGIGAVLAERLAERGDDLWLLARDARRAAELRERFPGAQTLVGDLGTPAKLSWAFGHQALPAELDSLLHVAGVVELGQVGELPVKAWQDTLNVNLVAPAELTRLMLPSLRLVKGHVVFVNSGAGLTAHADWSAYAASKHGLKALADSLRHEEHAAGVRVTSVYPGRTATAMQVKVHQQEGREYDADRFIAPESVAKAVLAALDASRDAEITEITVRPGK
- a CDS encoding methionine synthase, with protein sequence MSNGHSFPDLRGAATGVGSLPGTDAREAARTATGALEQLPFLPELPARGPGADMIGRSAGLLVELFAQTEPSGWRFTDRPGRDTRRARAWLGEDLDALEEFTQGYQGALKVQAVGPWTLAASIELKHGEKALADPGARRDIAGSLTEGLRRHLDEVRRRIPGAAVVLQLDEPSLPAVLTGGVRTASGFQRLRSVDRQVAEEALREVIRSVDVPVVVHCCAPDVPIPLLRRAGVAGVSLDFSLLTEREDEQLGEAIEAGTVILAGVVPPTDGAPAQSTALSDPAGSVQGVRTLWRRLGFAPELLGRRVLVTPTCGLAGASPAHARKALSLSVRAAQSLVDNPE
- the ligA gene encoding NAD-dependent DNA ligase LigA, coding for MAVEGWEEIPAEVRGRHAELAAEIEDHRARYYEQDAPVVTDAEFDALMRELEALEAGHPALRTPDSPTQKVGGAVTEQFAAVEHRERLLSLDNAMDDDELAAWAERVATELAGIEYHYLCELKVDGLAVNLTYENGQLVQAATRGDGRVGEDITANVRTIKEIPHRLKGDDVPALVEIRGEVYFPTDAFEALNASFAEENERRRQENEERAKEGKRPRAMIRLFMNPRNAAAGSLRQKDPHITASRPLHMVVHGIGARVGFDIDNQSHAYRLLHDWGLPTARHNKVVGTLAEVRAFIEHFGAQRHSVEHEIDGVVVKVDEIALQGRLGATSKSPRWAIAWKYPPEEVTGKLAAIKVGIGRTGRATPYAVLAEPVKVAGSMVQYATLHNQQIVKAKDVMLGDTVVLRKAGDVIPEILGPVYDLRDGTEQEFVMPSHCHECGAELRPMAEGDIDLRCPNAQFCPAQIRERIAFLGGRSALDIEGLGYVAATALTQPLEPAEAPVRDEGDIFRLTAEQLLPIRVLVRDPKTGLPKLDDETGEEKEVFFFATTTGAAKKNTGLMLDNIDLARERPLWRFLNGLSIRHVGPVAAQALAREFRDLDRIFAASQEELAATEGVGPGTARSIAEWYQEEWHREILEKWREAGVRFTEEAGEEQGERPLEGLTVVVTGTLAGHTRDGAKEALTSRGAKVTGSVSKKTDFVVAGDNPGSKFDKAVQLGLPVLDDEGFTVLLEQGPDAARRHLGLPEPEAVAGAAEEPPAEG